In a single window of the Anabas testudineus chromosome 17, fAnaTes1.2, whole genome shotgun sequence genome:
- the capn10 gene encoding calpain-10 — translation MCGGKALFEDPDFPSDHTSLLSDGCTPIARLQGDITWRRPQEICQSPELFPDNINLAHAKQGLLGDCWFLCASNFLLTNRHLLNKVLPSDQPQWGDSRYRGSFQFRFWQLGHFTEVIIDDRLPCINSNLCFSRCQSPTAFWVALLEKAYAKLHGSYEQLWAGQVSEALVDLTGGLAEHWSLGDFGSDGEQKPEQASDQVSRRRLDLKFLYPVKDECALSCSTHSSPAGTNETGQYHALTVMEWLDVRIVSGGVVRLLRIRNPWGRCCWGGTWIGSGAGWSSVDPIIALDLQARVAEGEFWLDEAEFMSQFDDVTVGYPVSKEGHLKSIYTGNLLTHSHQLAGRWIKGYSAGGNRNSSSYGTNPKFWLKVCERGEVLVSLLQHRKLRNRENCAQTQLDDSKNTKHQHYQAIALHMWKVEKKRFNLGRMLNKPPCASTHCHTYEREVVLHRQLEPGYYLLIPSTYKPGTEARFLIRVFSFFSTSLSVLKSPAPSLPLTDGEWETSYFRGSWVEGTSAGGSRNFLSHWKNPCFPFTVGGDDPAVMSGLNVRITLQQSRPDTDLYPIGFHIYKVLEGVSVQTLLSNEDPVASCVPHCYTQDVSLACCLPPGAYTIVPSTYQPDCSANFTLSMSRRIQRKVVKSQERLGTAIQEVSHISVMQS, via the exons ATGTGTGGGGGCAAGGCTCTGTTTGAGGACCCGGACTTCCCCTCTGATCACacttctctgctctctgatgGCTGCACACCCATCGCCAGGCTGCAGGGTGACATCACATGGCGACGGCCGCAg GAGATCTGCCAGTCACCAGAACTCTTCCCTGACAACATCAACCTTGCTCATGCTAAACAAGGTTTATTAGGAGACTGCTGGTTTCTCTGTGCCTCCAACTTCTTACTTACAAACAGACACTTGCTGAACAAG GTGTTACCCTCAGACCAGCCACAGTGGGGGGACAGCAGGTACAGGGGCTCCTTCCAGTTTCGTTTTTGGCAGCTGGGACATTTTACAGAGGTGATCATTGATGACCGCCTGCCCTGTATTAATTCCAACCTCTGCTTCTCACGCTGTCAGTCACCCACTGCCTTCTGGGTAGCCCTGTTGGAGAAGGCCTATGCAAA GCTTCATGGGTCATATGAGCAACTGTGGGCAGGGCAGGTATCTGAGGCCCTGGTGGACCTGACCGGTGGTCTGGCAGAGCACTGGAGCCTGGGAGACTTTGGTTCAGATGGGGAGCAGAAACCAGAACAAGCCAGTGACCAGGTCAGCAGAAGAAGGCTGGACCTGAAATTTCTGTACCCAGTGAAAGATGAGTGTGCACTGAGCTGCTCCACTCACAGCAGCCCTGCAG GCACAAATGAAACAGGTCAGTATCATGCTCTGACTGTTATGGAGTGGTTGGATGTGAGGATTGTGTCAGGGGGTGTAGTACGACTCCTCAGGATCAGAAATCCATGGGGCAGATGTTGCTGGGGAGGCACCTGGATTGGGAG TGGTGCAGGTTGGAGCTCTGTTGACCCTATTATTGCTTTAGACCTACAAGCCAGAGTGGCCGAGGGTGAGTTCTGGTTGGATGAGGCTGAATTCATGTCTCAGTTCGATGATGTCACAGTGGGATACCCTGTCAGTAAGGAGGGACACTTAAAGAGCATCTATACTG GAAACCTGTTGACCCACAGCCATCAGCTGGCCGGCCGGTGGATAAAAGGGTACTCTGCTGGTGGTAATCgaaacagcagcagctatgGTACTAACCCAAAGTTTTGGCTCAAAGTATGTGAAAGAGGAGAGGTACTagtttctctgctgcagcatAGAAAATTGAGAAACAGGGAGAATTGCGCACAAACACAACTTGACGACAGCAAGAACACAAAGCACCAGCACTACCAGGCCATTGCTCTACACATGTGGAAG GTAGAGAAGAAGCGTTTTAATCTGGGCCGGATGTTGAATAAACCTCCTTGTGCTTCTACTCACTGCCACACATATGAGAGGGAGGTGGTTCTTCACAGGCAGCTTGAGCCTGGATACTACCTGCTGATCCCCAGCACCTACAAGCCAGGAACTGAAGCCCGGTTTCTCATCAGggtcttttccttcttttccacATCGCTCAG TGTCCTGAAAAGCCCAGCACCTTCACTGCCTTTAACAGATGGGGAATGGGAGACCAGTTACTTCCGGGGCTCGTGGGTGGAGGGGACGTCGGCCGGAGGAAGCAGGAACTTCCTGTCTCATTGGAAGAACCCCTGCTTCCCTTTTACAGTGGGTGGCGATGACCCAGCGGTGATGTCAGGACTGAATGTCAGGATTACACTGCAGCAGAGCCGCCCCGACACTGACCTTTATCCTATTGGCTTCCACATTTATAAG GTACTAGAAGGGGTATCTGTGCAGACATTACTGAGCAACGAAGACCCTGTGGCCAGTTGTGTACCCCACTGTTACACCCAGGATGTTAGTCTAGCCTGCTGCCTACCTCCTGGAGCTTACACCATAGTACCCTCTACTTATCAGCCCGACTGCTCTGCAAACTTCACACTCAGCATGTCTCGCAGAATACAGAG GAAAGTGGTGAAAAGCCAGGAGAGATTGGGCACAGCCATTCAGGAG GTTTCTCACATCTCTGTGATGCAAAGCTAG
- the eif4e2 gene encoding eukaryotic translation initiation factor 4E type 2 isoform X2, whose amino-acid sequence MCVLCARRRSCGIQEAVVGLREALTQKIMNNKFDALKDDDSGDHDQDQGSPKDSEKEKTEDEDKEQNTSKKKMVVPGAGEHPLQYNYTFWYSRRTPGRPASTQSYEQNIKQIGSFASVEQFWRFYSHMIRPGDLTGHSDFHLFKEGIKPMWEDDANKMGGKWIIRLRKGLASRCWENLILAMLGEQFMVGEEICGAVVSVRFQEDIISIWNKTASDQATTARIRDTLRRVLNLPPNTIMEYKTHTDSIKYSMGRLPWSGEC is encoded by the exons ATGTGCGTACTGTGTGCGCGCCGCCGTTCCTGCGGAATTCAGGAGGCTGTCGTCGGACTCCGAGAGGCACTCACCCAGAAGATAATGAACAACAAATTTGACGC TTTGAAAGACGATGATAGTGGAGACCACGACCAGGATCAAGGTTCACCAAAAGACAGCGAGAAGGAAAAAACTGAAGACGAGGACAAAGAGCAAAACACTTCCAAGAAAAAG ATGGTAGTGCCAGGTGCTGGAGAACACCCTCTTCAATACAACTACACCTTTTGGTACTCAAGACGCACCCCAGGAAGACCAGCCAGTACTCAGAGCTACGAACAGAACATCAAGCAGATTGGCAGCTTTGCCTCA GTGGAGCAGTTTTGGCGTTTCTATAGTCACATGATCCGGCCAGGTGACCTGACAGGTCATAGTGACTTTCACCTCTTCAAAGAGGGTATAAAACCCATGTGGGAA GATGATGCCAATAAGATGGGTGGCAAGTGGATCATCCGTCTGCGGAAAGGCCTAGCATCTCGGTGCTGGGAGAACCTGATACTGGCCATGCTCGGGGAACAGTTCATGGTTGGAGAGGAGATCTGCGGAGCTGTAGTGTCTGTGCGCTTCCAG GAGGACATAATCTCCATCTGGAACAAAACAGCTAGCGACCAGGCGACCACTGCCCGCATCAGAGACACGCTGCGCAGAGTCCTCAACCTACCTCCCAACACCATCATGGAGTAcaagacacatacagacagcATTAAGTAT AGCATGGGAAGACTTCCATGGTCTGGTGAATGCTAG
- the eif4e2 gene encoding eukaryotic translation initiation factor 4E type 2 isoform X1 — MCVLCARRRSCGIQEAVVGLREALTQKIMNNKFDALKDDDSGDHDQDQGSPKDSEKEKTEDEDKEQNTSKKKMVVPGAGEHPLQYNYTFWYSRRTPGRPASTQSYEQNIKQIGSFASVEQFWRFYSHMIRPGDLTGHSDFHLFKEGIKPMWEDDANKMGGKWIIRLRKGLASRCWENLILAMLGEQFMVGEEICGAVVSVRFQEDIISIWNKTASDQATTARIRDTLRRVLNLPPNTIMEYKTHTDSIKAWEDFHGLVNASGGR, encoded by the exons ATGTGCGTACTGTGTGCGCGCCGCCGTTCCTGCGGAATTCAGGAGGCTGTCGTCGGACTCCGAGAGGCACTCACCCAGAAGATAATGAACAACAAATTTGACGC TTTGAAAGACGATGATAGTGGAGACCACGACCAGGATCAAGGTTCACCAAAAGACAGCGAGAAGGAAAAAACTGAAGACGAGGACAAAGAGCAAAACACTTCCAAGAAAAAG ATGGTAGTGCCAGGTGCTGGAGAACACCCTCTTCAATACAACTACACCTTTTGGTACTCAAGACGCACCCCAGGAAGACCAGCCAGTACTCAGAGCTACGAACAGAACATCAAGCAGATTGGCAGCTTTGCCTCA GTGGAGCAGTTTTGGCGTTTCTATAGTCACATGATCCGGCCAGGTGACCTGACAGGTCATAGTGACTTTCACCTCTTCAAAGAGGGTATAAAACCCATGTGGGAA GATGATGCCAATAAGATGGGTGGCAAGTGGATCATCCGTCTGCGGAAAGGCCTAGCATCTCGGTGCTGGGAGAACCTGATACTGGCCATGCTCGGGGAACAGTTCATGGTTGGAGAGGAGATCTGCGGAGCTGTAGTGTCTGTGCGCTTCCAG GAGGACATAATCTCCATCTGGAACAAAACAGCTAGCGACCAGGCGACCACTGCCCGCATCAGAGACACGCTGCGCAGAGTCCTCAACCTACCTCCCAACACCATCATGGAGTAcaagacacatacagacagcATTAA AGCATGGGAAGACTTCCATGGTCTGGTGAATGCTAGTGGTGGACGTTAG
- the ccl20a.3 gene encoding C-C motif chemokine 20a.3 — translation MVSVKATAAVITLLTVCMLATNTSAVYYECCRRYMVIKIPFAAIKGYSVQTVTEMCPINAIIFHTKKGKACTNPALNWVMDYVNRIRNKAQMVHMKTSKKQQ, via the exons atggTCTCAGTCAAAGCTACTGCGGCGGTGATCACACTCCTCACAGTTTGTATGCTGGcaacaaacacatctgcag TGTATTATGAATGCTGCAGGAGATACATGGTGATCAAAATACCATTTGCTGCAATCAAGGGGTACTCAGTCCAGACTGTCACAGAAATGTGTCCTATCAATGCCATCAT ttttcacACAAAGAAGGGTAAAGCATGCACCAATCCTGCTTTAAACTGGGTGATGGACTACGTCAACCGTATAAG GAACAAGGCACAGATGGTTCACATGAAGACCTcaaaaaagcagcagtag
- the LOC113172446 gene encoding phospholipid scramblase 2 — protein sequence MSVITNQPLPFGRLERERHIQTIFRAFQNRCHSPEHRLHQTPADWEPEEQVEEWRPGGPAGSDFRSMLETVSQIHVAARPELQGPQCVPRRIYSISTGGRRSQLFLAVEESSCVCLQCCGPARACTLRGFDCQGRQVFYFERPLRVDACCLGCCLMEIKAFTPQKHLIGTVCQRWSMFTPLLDVCDAEGTSTLRIQGPCCPCRCLSNQQFQIVSNIGEKIGTIWKKWPGFNDEQNMDHEYFGMDVPVSMESDTKLLLLAANFLLYHMFFEMS from the exons ATGTCAGTGATAACCAACCAGCCTCTTCCCTTTGGCCGACTGGAGCGAGAGAGGCACATCCAGACGATCTTCAGAGCTTTCCAGAACCGCTGTcactcacctgaacacagactCCACCAAACACCTGCTGACTGGGAACCTGAGGAGCAAGTGGAGGAGTGGAGGCCTGGAGGTCCAGCAGGATCAGACTTTAGATCTATGCTGGAAACAGTCAGTCAGATTCATGTTGCTGCTAGACCAGAGCTGCAAG GTCCACAGTGTGTCCCCAGGAGAATCTACAGCATTTCCACAGGAGGCAGAAGATCACAGTTGTTTCTGGCTGTGGAAG AGAGCTCTTGTGTGTGCCTCCAGTGTTGCGGTCCAGCTCGGGCTTGTACCTTGCGGGGGTTTGATTGTCAGGGCCGCcaggtcttttattttgaaaggccTCTTAGGGTCGACGCCTGCTGCCTCGGCTGCTGCCTGATGGAGATCAAGGCCTTTACACCTCAAAAACATCTTATTGGCACTGTATGCCAGAG GTGGAGCATGTTCACCCCTCTCCTGGACGTGTGTGATGCAGAGGGAACATCAACACTCAGAATCCAGGGTCCCTGCTGTCCGTGCCGCTGTCTCTCCAATCAGCAATTTCAG ATCGTCTCCAACATTGGAGAGAAAATAGGAACAATATGGAAGAAATGGCCTGGCTTTAATGACGAGCAGAACATGGACCACGAATATTTTGGGATGGATG TACCAGTTAGTATGGAGTCAGACACTAAACTGCTTCTGCTGGCAGCCAATTTCTTGTTG TATCACATGTTCTTTGAGATGAGCTGA
- the ccl20a.4 gene encoding C-C motif chemokine 16, with protein MMAKLIVCVSMLLVLLVALSQGNPLKMKMKATCCTQYHESPVPLRRLSYYIQQDITQNCNIYAIIFMTVRNKVVCANPETEWVQRAIEVTPERSTLMKVV; from the exons ATGATGGCAAAGctcattgtgtgtgtctctatgcTGCTGGTGCTCCTAGTGGCGCTAAGTCAAGGCA ATCCgttgaagatgaagatgaaggcaACTTGCTGCACACAGTACCATGAATCTCCAGTCCCACTCAGAAGGCTGAGCTACTATATACAACAGGACATCACACAGAACTGCAACATTTATGcaataat TTTCATGACAGTGAGAAACAAAGTTGTGTGTGCAAATCCTGAAACAGAGTGGGTGCAACGTGCCATCGAAGTTACGCCTGA aaGATCTACACTCATGAAGGTCGTCTGA